A part of Anomaloglossus baeobatrachus isolate aAnoBae1 unplaced genomic scaffold, aAnoBae1.hap1 Scaffold_39, whole genome shotgun sequence genomic DNA contains:
- the LOC142275953 gene encoding uncharacterized protein LOC142275953: MPSSSSQGRKRRYVYYEQISFLAPILEVTQTEDNLDESDDEPTAGPSATATSASEQEPAREDIEIPETQQDAATESHEGGTESAQTNTQGSSTQQTNTPATQATQTNVLPRFAPQPLRARRIRRPEEMRSLPEIIDTRIIHIMNTLIPETDAERFCRSLSTSLTKIPSDRQERVRAAMLTLLSASQAEQEPVRVYEAIENWRTIMQQHTVPNTTDNQNTISTQTTMATVIVNNPLLQQSGQPSMASSTLFPTPIRQGYVATNTAQRC, encoded by the exons atgccatcctcatccagccaaggccgcaaacgcagatatgtctactatgaacaaataagcttcctagcacccatcttagaagttacaca aacggaggataatcttgacgaatctgatgatgaaccaacagcaggtccctctgctacagccacctcagcatcagaacaagaacctgccagagaagacattgaaattcctgagactcaacaagatgcagcaactgaatcacatgagggtgggacagagagtgcacaaaccaacacccaaggctcatcaacgcaacaaacaaacacaccagctacacaagcaacacaaacaaatgtacttccacgttttgcaccacaacctctacgtgcaagaagaatccgcagacctgaggaaatgagatccttaccggaaataattgacacacgcattattcacataatgaacactttaattccagaaacagatgccgagcgtttttgtcgctctttatcaactagcttaaccaaaattccttcagatagacaggaacgtgtaagagctgctatgctgaccctactgtcagctagtcaggcagaacaggaaccagtgagagtgtatgaggccatagaaaattggcgtaccattatgcaacaacatacagtcccaaacacaacagacaatcaaaacacaatttcaacacaaacaacaatggcaactgtaatagtcaataatccactattacaacaatctggacaaccttcaatggcttcaagtacgttattcccaacaccaattagacaagggtatgttgcaaccaatactg CTCAGAGATGTTGA